A genomic region of Papaver somniferum cultivar HN1 chromosome 7, ASM357369v1, whole genome shotgun sequence contains the following coding sequences:
- the LOC113296332 gene encoding uncharacterized protein LOC113296332, with product MDCETPCSFKFADDKIIESTPAKLAGIFCMQRIGSRKGQKLLKYYCPSDLTDNVLYSKYFTDIKSTKHQTTVTKTNILEKIKQLMAKRRKSGKRKKVDEKDLVCLIGLYLCCVLFFGDKNANGVNAKYLSIVETYDTVLKVSWPDLIHEHLFEEIHTNLSCLSNVKACVQYLLLLFAEHTPAGLIPKVENHEEDIPRVGRWDIYQISDYIWKTDMTQFSPTPSFVAEFSQLEKQLGISTVVPSKDDLQSWLKAQTIENSHLKEQLQEKQAMLKAAVYAIAREGISEGDLSGTAEFKVHKFSCQIMQAMGIDPYKVTQEEFMQHEDDVHGGTEHGATEHEEEELQLVETEQQGDGSTEQEKEKDDAETSFHEEFPCMSLAAGNTPTILQAQTAAEGHKRPLRTYSSSMKSVTTCKTPPKKRPVAKQKPTPTNNDEEQKKDVEETPVTDEAQKKAADGGVVDGAGDDVAAKAVGDDVTAKVNEDTPATVGDGLVMTAPTQPTPGTFDDSSASTQFEDSMVITATTPQTQPDNAQTYRLVQLGANPMI from the exons atggattgtgagacaccatgttcattcaAGTTTGCTGATGATAAGATTATAGAGTCTACACCGGCAAAGCTGGCTGGTATATTTTGCATGCAGAGGATTGGAAGCAGAAAGGGTCAGAAGCTGTTAAAGTACTATTGTCCTAGTGATTTGACTGACAATGTTTTATACAGCAAATACTTCACCGATATCAAATCTACAAAGCATCAGACGACGGTGACTAAGACaaacattttagagaagataaaacaacttatggcaaaaaggagaaaaagtgggaaaagaaagaaagttgatgaAAAGGATCTAGTTTGCCTGATAGGTCTTTATCTTTGCTGTGTATTGTTTTTTGGCGACAAAAATGCCAATGGAGTGAACGCGAAATATCTTAGTATCGTTGAAACTTATGATACGGTGCTCAAGGTGTCGTGGCCTGATTTAATACACGAGCACTTGTTTGAAGAGATTCATACTAATCTTAGTTGTTTGTCAAATGTGAAGGCTTGTGTGCAATACCTACTG ttaTTGTTTGCTGAACACACGCCAGCAGGATTAATCCCGAAAGTTGAGAACCACGAGGAAGATATCCCGAGGGTTGGGAGATGGGATATATACCAGATTTCTGATTACATTTGGAAAACAGACATGACACAGTTTTCG ccaactcctagctttgtggctgagttttcacagcttgagaAGCAGCTGGGTATATCAACCGTGGTACCCAGCAAGGACGACCTGCAAAGTTGGCTGAAAGCGCAAACTATTGAGAATAGCCATCTGAAAGAGCAACTGCAAGAAAAGCAAGCAATGCTTAAAGCAGCAGTGTATGCAATTGCAAGAGAAGGGATATCAGAAGGGGACCTTTCAGGAACAGCGGAATTCAAGGTtcacaaatttagttgccaaattatgcaagcaatgggtattgatccttacaaagtgacccaggaagagtttatgcaacatgaagatgatgtacatggaggtactgagcatggagctactgagcatgaagaagaagagttacaatTAGTTGAGACAGAGCAACAAGGAGATGGAAGTACtgagcaagagaaagagaaagatgacgcggaaacttccttccatgaagaat ttccatgtatgagccttgcagctggaaatacgccaacaattctgcaagctcaaactgctgcagaggGGCACAAAAGACCACTCAGGACATATAGTTCGAGTATGAAGAGTGTGACAACTTGCaagactccaccaaagaaaaggCCTGTCGCAAAGCAAAAGCCCACTCCTACAAATAATgatgaggagcagaagaaagatgTTGAAGAGACACCTGTTACGGATGAGGCACAGAAGAAAGCTGCAGATGGTGGAGTTGTGGATGGGGCAGGTGATGATGTAGCTGCAAAAGCCGTAGGTGATGATGTTACTGCAAAAGTCAATGAGGATACACCTGCAACTGTTGGTGACGGTTTGGTTATGACTGCTCCAACTCAGCCAACTCCTGGAACTTTTGATGACAGTTCTGCTTCAACACAGTTTGAGGACTCCATGGTGATAACTGCTACAACACCGCAAACACAGCCTGACAATGCTCAGACCTACAGGTTGGTGCAACTAGGAGCTAACCCGATGATATGA
- the LOC113300132 gene encoding homeobox protein knotted-1-like 6, translating to MEDMYSLNHHHHHNPSVNYSSASDVVSSMSSSSSASSSPLLQENMQQLVSSINYQSLLLSSSLAFQDHHHRVPIFGSDRFFSSSSANCNSVATAHEHHQTTITNHIHPEEDDTMTSMSMQKAKIASHPRYTSLLQAYIECQKVGAPTEVANMLDDIRRYHQDNIHGYFCSKQQHRNGLFSASRLGQDPELDNFMETYCDILKKYKMDLSRPFDEATSFLNKIELQLSHLSDSNSSKSNQHHPAPPSTISINPTCLSSDHEAGGGGSSEDEISGGEIEIHQDHHHNNQVVHQTMNRVEDRDLKDKLLRKYRGYISSLKQEFSKKKKKGKLPKEARQALLNWWDIHNRWPYPTEGDKIALAEATDLDQKQINNWFINQRKRHWKPSENMQFSVMDNHLSTPFYIED from the exons ATGGAAGATATGTATAgcctcaatcatcatcatcatcataacccAAGTGTGAATTATTCATCAGCATCGGATGTGGTATCatcaatgtcttcttcttcttctgcttcttcatcACCACTATTACAAGAAAATATGCAGCAACTAGTTTCTTCTATAAATTATCAAAGTTTACTATTAAGTTCATCACTAGCTTTTCAAGATCATCACCATCGAGTTCCCATCTTCGGATCTGATCGTTTTTTTTCATCATCATCTGCCAATTGTAATTCAGTCGCTACTGCTCATGAACATCATCAAACAACAATTACTAACCATATTCACCCAGAAGAAGATGATACGATGACGAGTATGAGTATGCAGAAAGCTAAAATTGCTTCTCATCCTCGTTACACTAGTTTACTCCAAGCTTACATAGAGTGTCAAAAG GTGGGAGCACCAACAGAAGTAGCAAATATGCTAGATGACATACGTCGTTATCATCAAGACAATATTCATGGTTACTTTTGTAGTAAGCAGCAGCACAGAAATGGTCTTTTTTCTGCAAGTAGACTTGGCCAAGATCCTGAGCTTGATAACTTCATG gagacaTACTGTGATATACTGAAGAAGTATAAAATGGATCTATCAAGGCCTTTTGATGAAGCAACAAGCTTCTTAAACAAGATTGAGTTACAACTCTCTCATCTGTCTGATTCCAACTCATCCAAGTCCAACCAGCACCATCCTGCACCACCTTCTACAATATCAATAAATCCTACTTGCCTTTCAtcag atcatgaagcTGGAGGAGGTGGATCATCTGAAGATGAAATAAGTGGAGGGGAGATTGAAATTCATCAAGATCATCACCATAACAATCAGGTCGTGCATCAAACCATGAATAGGGTGGAAGACCGAGATCTAAAGGATAAGCTCTTACGAAAGTATAGGGGATATATTAGTAGTTTGAAACAAGAGTTttcgaagaaaaagaaaaagggaaaactgCCTAAAGAAGCAAGACAAGCACTACTTAATTGGTGGGACATTCACAATAGATGGCCGTATCCCACG GAAGGGGATAAAATTGCGTTGGCTGAAGCGACAGACTTGGATCAGAAACAAATTAACAATTGGTTTATCAACCAACGGAAGCGACATTGGAAACCATCGGAGAATATGCAGTTCTCTGTGATGGATAACCACCTCTCAACACCTTTCTATATCGAAGATTGA